A genomic region of Catalinimonas niigatensis contains the following coding sequences:
- the guaA gene encoding glutamine-hydrolyzing GMP synthase, translating into MSEMILIIDFGSQYTQLIARRVRELNVYCEIHPFNHLPSLDSLEGQIKGLILSGSPCSVKDEGAPHIDLQAYLGKLPVLGICYGAQLIAEKHGGEVVPSRIREYGRAKLSKIDTHKGLLKELTQYSQVWMSHGDTIASVPEDFEVIAGTPTVAVAAYKIKGQETYGIQFHPEVTHSLEGKTVLRNFVVHICKCSQDWTPDIFVETTVASLQETLQDDKVVLGLSGGVDSSVAATLLHRAIGKNLHCIFVDNGLLRKNEYQDVLASYKDLGLNVKGVDAHNEFYEALAGISDPEEKRKAIGRVFIEIFDVEAHKIQGVKWLGQGTIYPDVIESVSVKGPSATIKSHHNVGGLPEKMHLKVIEPLKALFKDEVRVVGKTLEVPDNILQRHPFPGPGLAIRILGDITAEKVRVLQEVDHIFIAKLKQENLYDQVWQAGAILLPIQSVGVMGDERTYEGVVSLRAVSSVDGMTADWSHLPYEFLSDVSNEIINNVKGVNRVVYDISSKPPATIEWE; encoded by the coding sequence ATGTCAGAAATGATACTTATCATCGATTTCGGTTCTCAGTATACGCAGCTCATTGCGCGTAGGGTAAGAGAGCTGAATGTGTATTGTGAAATACATCCGTTTAACCATCTTCCCAGCTTGGATAGCCTGGAAGGCCAGATAAAAGGGTTGATACTTTCAGGTAGCCCCTGTTCAGTCAAAGATGAAGGAGCTCCTCATATTGATTTACAGGCTTATCTGGGAAAACTTCCGGTGTTGGGCATATGCTATGGAGCGCAGTTGATTGCTGAGAAACATGGTGGAGAGGTAGTGCCTTCCCGTATCCGTGAATATGGCAGGGCCAAGCTGAGTAAGATTGATACCCACAAAGGTTTGCTCAAAGAGCTTACTCAGTATTCGCAGGTGTGGATGTCTCATGGAGATACCATTGCCAGTGTACCGGAAGATTTTGAAGTAATTGCCGGAACACCTACTGTGGCGGTGGCTGCTTACAAAATCAAAGGGCAGGAAACCTATGGGATTCAGTTTCATCCTGAAGTCACCCACTCGCTGGAAGGAAAGACAGTGCTCCGAAACTTTGTGGTTCATATCTGTAAGTGTTCACAAGATTGGACTCCCGACATTTTTGTAGAAACCACAGTAGCTTCGTTGCAGGAAACTTTACAGGATGATAAAGTGGTACTTGGTCTTTCGGGAGGGGTAGATTCTTCAGTGGCTGCCACTTTGCTACACAGAGCCATTGGCAAAAACTTGCATTGTATATTTGTAGACAACGGTCTGCTTCGCAAAAATGAGTATCAGGATGTGCTGGCTTCTTATAAAGATCTGGGGTTGAACGTGAAAGGAGTAGATGCCCACAATGAGTTTTATGAGGCATTAGCGGGTATTTCTGATCCTGAAGAGAAAAGAAAAGCGATTGGCAGGGTATTTATTGAAATATTTGATGTAGAAGCCCATAAAATTCAGGGGGTCAAATGGCTGGGACAGGGAACCATCTATCCTGATGTTATAGAGTCTGTTTCTGTAAAAGGTCCTTCAGCTACCATTAAGTCGCATCATAATGTAGGAGGCTTGCCCGAAAAAATGCATCTTAAAGTTATTGAGCCTCTTAAGGCGCTCTTCAAAGATGAAGTAAGGGTAGTAGGCAAAACATTGGAAGTGCCCGATAATATCCTGCAACGGCATCCTTTTCCGGGGCCAGGCTTAGCTATCCGGATTTTGGGTGATATTACTGCCGAAAAGGTAAGAGTTTTACAGGAAGTAGATCATATTTTTATTGCTAAGCTGAAACAAGAAAACCTCTATGATCAGGTTTGGCAGGCAGGTGCAATCCTTTTGCCTATACAATCTGTTGGAGTAATGGGAGACGAAAGAACCTACGAAGGCGTTGTAAGTCTTAGAGCGGTAAGTAGCGTTGATGGTATGACAGCTGACTGGAGCCACTTACCTTATGAATTTTTAAGTGATGTATCCAATGAGATTATCAATAACGTGAAAGGAGTGAACAGGGTAGTGTATGATATCAGTTCAAAACCTCCTGCTACAATCGAATGGGAATAG
- a CDS encoding DUF502 domain-containing protein translates to MNRFISYFFRGLLFIVPIALTMYIIILAISWLDSLIPFQVPGLGMLTILAFITLIGYLASTLLAGPIFNLLEEVLVKVPLINIIYTSLKDLISAFVGDKKKFNQPVLVTMNPEFVIQKPGFITQKDLSQLGLVGQVAVYLPHSYNFSGNLYIVPAKYVVPINTATSSDIMKFIVSGGVSGLQEVDEQADESNPPSLH, encoded by the coding sequence ATGAACCGCTTTATTTCCTATTTTTTTCGTGGGCTTCTCTTTATCGTCCCTATTGCCCTGACGATGTATATTATCATCCTGGCGATCTCTTGGTTGGATAGCTTGATCCCTTTCCAGGTACCAGGCCTAGGCATGCTAACTATTCTTGCTTTCATTACACTAATAGGTTATCTCGCGTCAACACTATTGGCAGGTCCTATTTTTAACCTGTTAGAAGAAGTACTGGTAAAAGTGCCGCTCATCAATATCATTTATACATCGCTAAAAGACTTAATCTCAGCTTTTGTTGGTGATAAGAAAAAATTTAACCAACCAGTACTGGTAACTATGAACCCGGAATTTGTTATTCAAAAACCAGGATTCATAACCCAAAAAGATTTATCTCAACTCGGACTCGTGGGTCAGGTAGCAGTATATTTGCCTCACTCCTATAACTTTTCAGGAAATTTATACATTGTTCCAGCCAAATATGTAGTGCCCATAAACACAGCCACCAGTTCAGATATCATGAAATTCATCGTATCGGGAGGCGTATCAGGTTTGCAGGAAGTGGATGAGCAGGCTGATGAAAGTAATCCACCATCCTTGCATTGA
- the nqrE gene encoding NADH:ubiquinone reductase (Na(+)-transporting) subunit E yields MDLINIGIKAIFIENMVLAYFLGMCSYLAVSKKVSTAVGLGAAVVFVLTIIVPVNWVLQEFVLKEGALSWAGEQFATIDLSFLRFIMFIAVIAAMVQLVEMVIEKVSPALYGTLGIFLPLIAVNCAILGGALFMVQRDFTFVEATVYGFSSGIGWLLAIVALAAIRERLKYSNVPDGLKGLGITMLITGLMGIAFLSFVGIAI; encoded by the coding sequence ATGGATTTAATAAACATTGGCATCAAGGCAATTTTTATAGAAAACATGGTGCTTGCCTATTTTTTGGGTATGTGTTCTTATTTGGCTGTCTCTAAAAAAGTATCTACTGCCGTAGGTCTGGGTGCAGCAGTGGTATTTGTACTGACGATCATCGTACCTGTCAATTGGGTTTTACAGGAATTCGTGTTGAAAGAAGGAGCGTTAAGCTGGGCAGGAGAACAATTTGCTACCATAGATCTTAGCTTTCTGCGCTTTATCATGTTTATTGCCGTAATCGCTGCTATGGTACAGTTAGTAGAAATGGTGATAGAAAAAGTCTCCCCTGCATTATATGGAACTCTGGGAATTTTCCTTCCCCTAATCGCAGTAAACTGTGCCATCTTAGGAGGTGCTCTTTTCATGGTGCAGAGAGATTTTACGTTTGTAGAAGCTACAGTATATGGATTTAGTTCAGGTATTGGGTGGTTGCTCGCCATTGTCGCACTAGCGGCCATTCGTGAGAGATTAAAGTATTCTAATGTACCTGATGGATTGAAAGGATTAGGAATAACGATGTTAATTACAGGATTAATGGGTATTGCTTTCTTATCCTTCGTAGGAATAGCTATTTAA